From a single Asticcacaulis sp. MM231 genomic region:
- a CDS encoding N-acetylmuramoyl-L-alanine amidase, with amino-acid sequence MMKRHNILAGAKKALKAMTLAGVLCTGVLVVQPAMAEGAQSGDVVKVRMGGDASQTRIVIELGKSVAGQVVTREGETSRQVIALPDIDLGDAMSGQGQGLVKDWRIDNVAGSTRLKLNFKSGAKIYRRFLLPPADGVSVYRYVIDVVPQNTDTSTPKAAPVPVIATTAQSQAQLAATKVRTKKIVVIDAGHGGKDPGALGGNTYEKDVNLAAAKALRDALTKTGRYTVIMTRDTDSFVDLAARVRIARSADADLFISLHSDAGGNGDTSGASIYTLSDSGTERAARKALVKGDWSLADGASTDAMVNRILIDLTQRATKNRSATFAQLVMDNISESTPLLKTNLRQAGLFVLLAPDVPAVLLEMGFVNNAKDEAMLNDSRHRAVMMGQVAKAIDLYFANNVQYASFAGLN; translated from the coding sequence ATGATGAAGCGACACAATATCTTAGCCGGTGCGAAAAAAGCCCTTAAGGCGATGACGCTGGCGGGTGTCTTATGCACAGGCGTGCTTGTTGTTCAGCCTGCCATGGCGGAAGGAGCTCAAAGCGGCGATGTCGTAAAGGTGCGCATGGGCGGTGACGCCTCGCAAACCCGTATCGTTATCGAACTCGGCAAGAGCGTCGCCGGCCAGGTCGTGACGCGCGAAGGTGAAACGTCGCGTCAGGTGATCGCCTTGCCGGATATTGACCTGGGCGATGCCATGAGCGGACAGGGGCAGGGGCTGGTCAAGGACTGGCGCATTGATAATGTTGCTGGCAGCACCCGCCTGAAGCTGAACTTTAAGTCCGGCGCCAAGATCTATCGCCGTTTTCTTCTGCCGCCAGCCGATGGCGTCAGCGTCTATCGCTATGTGATCGATGTGGTGCCGCAGAATACCGATACCTCGACGCCTAAGGCCGCACCCGTGCCGGTCATCGCCACGACGGCGCAAAGCCAGGCACAACTGGCCGCTACCAAGGTGCGCACCAAGAAGATCGTCGTCATCGATGCTGGTCACGGCGGCAAGGATCCCGGCGCGCTCGGTGGCAATACCTATGAAAAAGACGTCAACCTGGCCGCCGCCAAGGCGCTGCGCGACGCTCTCACCAAGACTGGCCGCTACACGGTTATCATGACGCGCGACACCGACAGCTTTGTCGATCTCGCTGCTCGCGTCCGCATCGCCCGCTCCGCTGACGCCGACCTGTTCATTTCGCTGCATTCCGATGCTGGCGGCAACGGCGACACCAGCGGCGCCTCGATCTATACCCTGTCGGATTCAGGCACTGAACGCGCTGCCCGAAAAGCTTTGGTCAAGGGCGACTGGTCGCTGGCCGACGGCGCTTCGACCGACGCCATGGTCAACCGTATCCTGATCGATCTGACCCAGCGCGCCACCAAGAACCGTTCGGCCACGTTCGCGCAACTGGTCATGGACAATATCAGCGAAAGCACACCGCTGCTGAAGACCAATCTGCGCCAGGCCGGTTTGTTCGTCCTGCTGGCGCCCGATGTACCGGCGGTGTTGCTGGAAATGGGCTTTGTCAACAATGCGAAGGATGAGGCCATGCTCAATGATTCGCGCCATCGCGCCGTCATGATGGGGCAGGTAGCCAAGGCGATTGATCTGTATTTCGCCAATAATGTTCAGTACGCCTCCTTTGCGGGCCTGAATTAA
- the prfB gene encoding peptide chain release factor 2 (programmed frameshift), protein MRLDIEASASEIEQSIGLLRRRLDWDVALRRLDELNAKSEDPTLWDKPEAAQTLMRERNKLAASVQSVLSIEKELKDAIEFAELGDMEGDESLIEEARSLLKDIKSRTARAELEALLSGEADGNDAYLEINSGAGGTESNDWAGILLRMYSRWATAHGMTIEVEEETQGEQAGIKSITLQIKGENAYGWLKTEAGVHRLVRISPFDSNAKRHTSFASVWVYPVVDDTIVIDINPADVRTDTYRASGSGGQHINKTNSAVRLTHIPTGIAVACQAGRSQHANRDEAWKMLRARLYEQELQKREAAQQALEDSKTDIGWGHQIRSYVLQPYQMVKDLRTNVETSDTQGVLDGDLDAFMGASLAQRVGVTRDA, encoded by the exons ATGCGTTTGGATATCGAAGCGTCCGCTTCCGAGATCGAGCAGTCCATCGGACTGCTCAGGAGGCGTCTT GACTGGGATGTCGCGCTGCGTCGTCTCGACGAATTAAATGCCAAGTCGGAAGATCCGACCCTGTGGGATAAGCCCGAAGCCGCGCAGACCCTCATGCGCGAACGCAACAAGCTGGCGGCCTCGGTCCAGTCGGTTTTGTCGATTGAAAAAGAGCTGAAAGACGCCATCGAATTCGCTGAACTGGGCGACATGGAGGGCGATGAAAGCCTGATCGAAGAGGCTCGCAGCCTGCTTAAGGACATCAAGTCCCGCACCGCGCGCGCCGAACTGGAAGCCTTGCTGTCCGGCGAAGCCGATGGCAATGACGCCTATCTCGAAATCAATTCCGGCGCCGGCGGCACCGAATCCAACGACTGGGCCGGGATCCTGCTGCGCATGTACAGCCGTTGGGCCACGGCGCACGGTATGACGATCGAGGTCGAGGAAGAAACGCAGGGCGAACAGGCCGGCATCAAGTCGATCACCTTGCAGATCAAGGGCGAGAACGCTTATGGCTGGTTGAAGACCGAAGCCGGCGTCCACCGCCTTGTGCGTATTTCGCCGTTCGATTCCAACGCCAAGCGTCACACCTCGTTTGCTTCAGTCTGGGTCTATCCGGTGGTCGACGATACCATCGTCATCGACATCAATCCGGCCGATGTCCGCACCGATACCTACCGCGCATCGGGTTCCGGTGGCCAGCACATCAACAAGACCAACTCGGCCGTGCGCCTGACGCACATCCCGACCGGGATCGCCGTCGCCTGTCAGGCCGGTCGTTCGCAACACGCCAATCGCGATGAAGCGTGGAAGATGTTGCGCGCCCGTCTTTACGAGCAGGAACTGCAAAAGCGTGAAGCGGCGCAGCAGGCACTGGAAGATTCCAAGACCGATATCGGTTGGGGGCACCAGATCCGATCCTACGTGTTGCAGCCCTACCAGATGGTCAAGGATCTGCGCACCAACGTCGAAACCTCGGATACGCAGGGCGTGCTCGATGGTGATCTTGATGCGTTTATGGGGGCATCCCTGGCGCAGCGCGTCGGCGTTACGCGCGACGCTTGA
- a CDS encoding polymer-forming cytoskeletal protein, with protein MFNKTSKPTPPKPQPVPVPPLETPNVNMNRTKPASSAATGARLSSFGTGLLIEGNITGNGDLHLDGTVRGDVKVGHLIVGESGNIEGKVEAETIEVRGRVVGSITGKQIKLQATAYVEGDITHDQLAIDVGAFFQGRCLQSRRPEPAPSVAASPIATPATADFGTPSLNAYDMNALSDLK; from the coding sequence ATGTTCAACAAAACTAGCAAACCGACCCCGCCCAAGCCGCAACCTGTTCCGGTGCCGCCGCTTGAAACGCCCAATGTCAACATGAACCGCACCAAGCCGGCGTCATCGGCCGCCACGGGCGCCCGCCTGTCGAGCTTCGGCACCGGCCTGCTGATCGAAGGCAACATCACCGGCAATGGTGACCTGCATCTTGATGGCACCGTGCGCGGTGACGTCAAGGTCGGTCATCTGATCGTCGGCGAATCCGGCAATATCGAAGGTAAGGTCGAGGCTGAAACCATCGAAGTGCGTGGCCGCGTCGTTGGCTCGATCACGGGCAAGCAGATCAAGCTGCAAGCCACCGCCTATGTCGAGGGCGACATCACGCACGATCAGCTGGCCATCGATGTCGGCGCCTTCTTCCAGGGCCGCTGCCTGCAAAGCCGCCGCCCTGAGCCCGCACCGTCGGTCGCGGCATCGCCCATCGCAACGCCTGCCACCGCTGATTTCGGCACACCATCACTGAACGCCTACGATATGAATGCCCTGTCTGATCTGAAGTAG
- a CDS encoding peroxiredoxin — translation MVKSPKTVTSFTPHPAPDFNLASSGGENVSLSGLKGGWTVLFIYPTDNTPTCTQEACDFSAALPEFETLGVKLFGLSKDSLKDHAKFITKYGLKMPLLSDPETTTIDEFGAWGEKTLYGRVYMGTDRSTFIIDPQGLIRKAWRKVKVKGHIDDVLATTKELITE, via the coding sequence ATGGTGAAATCACCAAAAACTGTAACTTCTTTTACGCCCCACCCCGCACCAGACTTTAACCTGGCTTCCAGCGGCGGCGAAAATGTCAGCCTTTCCGGTTTAAAAGGCGGCTGGACTGTACTGTTTATCTACCCCACGGACAACACGCCAACCTGTACACAGGAGGCCTGCGATTTTTCCGCCGCCCTGCCCGAATTTGAAACACTCGGCGTCAAGCTGTTCGGCCTGTCAAAGGACAGCCTGAAAGACCACGCCAAGTTTATTACCAAGTACGGTCTGAAAATGCCGCTTCTGTCCGATCCGGAGACAACAACCATCGATGAATTTGGTGCCTGGGGCGAGAAAACGCTCTATGGCCGCGTCTATATGGGCACGGATCGCTCTACCTTTATTATAGACCCTCAAGGTTTGATCAGGAAAGCCTGGCGCAAGGTCAAGGTTAAAGGCCATATCGACGATGTTTTAGCGACAACCAAGGAACTGATCACAGAATAA
- a CDS encoding YihY/virulence factor BrkB family protein: MTNKPRKRPPLTPAAFWFIFKETIREWNDDKVPRLGAALAFYSMLSIGPLLLIVIAMAGLAFGRDATSSYIFDEIRALIGDQGAKAIQSMLVSTSNPKASYIASLIGIVTLIISATSFFAQLQDALNTIWNVEERENGHWTWFIKKRFLSFAMIIGIGFLLLIALVISAALSAISTFFAGLIPIAFLLHGLNLLISFAVITLLFAMIFKVLPDVHIKWRDVWIGAAITALLFSVGKLLIGIYLGQSAFSSAYGAAGSLIVVLIWIYYSTQIFFLGAEFTQVYSRYMGAQIIIKKGRRKAPAHLAADVSAAADKADVVNVAKTPGGAETATPEL, translated from the coding sequence ATGACGAATAAACCTCGCAAGCGACCGCCTCTCACCCCCGCGGCTTTCTGGTTCATTTTCAAGGAAACCATCCGCGAGTGGAATGACGACAAGGTGCCACGCTTGGGCGCTGCCCTTGCTTTTTACAGTATGCTGTCGATCGGGCCGCTGCTGTTGATCGTCATCGCCATGGCCGGTCTGGCCTTCGGGCGCGATGCCACCAGCAGCTATATCTTCGATGAGATTCGCGCCCTGATTGGCGATCAGGGCGCCAAAGCCATTCAATCCATGCTGGTCAGCACAAGCAACCCTAAGGCCAGTTACATCGCAAGCCTCATCGGCATCGTGACGCTGATCATCTCTGCCACCAGCTTTTTCGCCCAGCTTCAGGATGCCCTCAACACCATCTGGAACGTTGAGGAACGCGAAAACGGCCATTGGACCTGGTTTATAAAGAAGCGCTTTCTATCCTTCGCCATGATTATCGGGATTGGCTTTCTATTGTTGATCGCTCTGGTCATTTCGGCCGCGCTATCGGCTATCAGCACTTTTTTCGCGGGCCTAATTCCGATCGCGTTCCTGCTGCACGGCCTCAACCTGCTCATCTCGTTCGCCGTCATTACCCTGCTGTTCGCCATGATCTTCAAGGTCTTGCCGGATGTGCATATCAAATGGCGAGACGTATGGATTGGGGCCGCCATCACCGCCCTGCTCTTCTCGGTTGGCAAGCTCTTGATCGGCATCTATCTGGGCCAGAGCGCCTTCAGTTCGGCCTATGGCGCGGCCGGTTCGCTGATCGTGGTGCTGATCTGGATCTATTATTCGACACAGATTTTCTTTCTGGGCGCGGAATTTACCCAGGTCTATTCGCGCTACATGGGCGCGCAAATCATCATCAAGAAAGGTCGTCGCAAGGCGCCTGCGCATCTGGCCGCAGACGTCAGCGCCGCCGCGGACAAGGCCGATGTGGTCAATGTCGCCAAGACACCCGGTGGCGCGGAAACCGCGACGCCGGAGCTATAG
- a CDS encoding peptidoglycan DD-metalloendopeptidase family protein, producing MSKTSLGRLGGWMEFIFPERQLYIRSGTETHGYVLSPGKQLVLMVLVSALITWLAISTGFTLFFAANHGAGSENQMRMMKAQSERWIADRQARLDMATNQATANSGSLEQLAKTVENRHQGLVTLLKDFKGVPGAMAALAPTPTDDSLPPVERIYSVRAEQERMVAQAEVFAKTRAEKLRLAYRLAGLNPQAFAGSGTSSPLTRSKDNKVLASFLGVDEDFAERIRNAAMDLSDMRGLQNNAERIPFGRPTVGTRETSGFGVRFDPFNHRPKMHSGQDFSGAYLTPIYATAPGIISYVGVRTGYGNVVEIDHGNGFKTRYAHLASAAVRSGQRVAVDQRIASMGNTGRSTGTHLHYEVWQNGRPQNPARFLKAGDYVQQN from the coding sequence ATGAGTAAGACAAGCTTGGGACGCCTGGGCGGCTGGATGGAATTTATATTTCCGGAACGTCAGCTTTACATCCGTTCAGGCACGGAAACTCACGGTTATGTTTTAAGTCCGGGCAAACAACTTGTCCTGATGGTTTTGGTGTCTGCGCTGATCACCTGGCTAGCCATCTCCACCGGTTTCACCCTCTTTTTCGCTGCCAATCACGGTGCCGGCTCTGAAAACCAGATGCGCATGATGAAGGCGCAGTCCGAGCGCTGGATCGCCGACCGTCAGGCTCGTCTCGACATGGCCACCAATCAGGCCACCGCCAATTCCGGTTCGCTGGAGCAACTGGCCAAGACGGTCGAAAACCGCCATCAGGGCCTGGTAACGCTTCTAAAGGACTTCAAGGGCGTGCCCGGCGCTATGGCAGCCCTTGCTCCGACACCTACCGATGACAGCCTGCCGCCGGTCGAGCGCATTTATTCGGTGCGCGCCGAACAGGAACGCATGGTGGCCCAGGCCGAAGTCTTCGCCAAGACCCGCGCTGAAAAGCTGCGCCTTGCCTACCGACTGGCCGGCCTGAACCCGCAGGCCTTCGCGGGTAGCGGCACCAGCAGCCCGCTGACCCGTTCCAAGGACAACAAGGTGCTGGCAAGCTTCCTGGGCGTCGATGAAGACTTCGCTGAGCGCATTCGCAACGCCGCGATGGATCTGAGCGATATGCGCGGCTTACAAAATAACGCCGAGCGTATCCCTTTCGGTCGTCCAACCGTGGGCACCCGTGAAACCAGCGGTTTTGGTGTGCGCTTCGATCCGTTCAACCACCGTCCGAAGATGCACAGTGGCCAGGACTTTTCCGGCGCTTACCTGACACCGATCTATGCCACCGCGCCGGGCATCATATCCTATGTCGGTGTTCGCACCGGCTACGGCAACGTTGTCGAAATTGACCACGGCAATGGCTTCAAGACCCGCTACGCCCACCTGGCATCCGCCGCCGTTCGATCCGGACAACGTGTCGCGGTCGATCAGCGCATTGCCTCCATGGGCAACACAGGCCGCTCGACCGGCACCCACCTTCATTACGAAGTCTGGCAAAACGGTCGTCCTCAAAACCCCGCACGTTTCTTAAAGGCTGGAGATTATGTTCAACAAAACTAG
- a CDS encoding penicillin-binding protein 1A, whose amino-acid sequence MAGVAVMTAVAIAGFAVAVYAAWLFHDMPDGSELADFHPVTSARVFAWDGTLIGEYGQERRIYVPYSRMPTRVTQAFLAAEDRNFFTHNGVDVSGVSRAMAKNVFNLLRGKRFEGGSTITQQVAKNLLLNNERTVGRKLKEVILARRLENSLPKEQILELYLNDIYLGYRSYGVGAAAFNYFGKSLDELSLSELAFLGALPKGPENYRPSTHKAAAIARRNWVIGEMLKAGWVGRAEAEAAMKEDLVIQDKPRRAKYQDADYFVSEVELRAKRLFNDAIYTDGYYVKTTLDPKLQTMAREALMTGLETYDRRHGWRGAWSNIPVTDTWEGEAEAAEDKLPESRRAPSERPNWQIGLIEKNSGAVRAIDGGHGSIRGDDLAWAQATRGLKAGDLVYVSEDTKGVYRLRQVPKVNGSLVAVDPYSGRIMAMVGGYSYSLSKFNRATMAQRQPGSSIKPFVYAVALSKDFTPASLVDDGPISMMGGDGKQWSPENYEHDYLGMQPIRRGLELSRNLMTVRLAQKVGIKPVTQGIVNFGVLDKMPNEMSMVLGAGEVNPYRLTNAYSIFVNGGRKVKPHLIDEVQDRNGKVVYKADERVCPSACTADFDGLESPRLQPQGDVVLDPITAYEVNSMLQGVIQRGTGAAARSLGIPMGGKTGTTNDYRSAWFVGYTAELVVGVFVGFDDNSSLGNHETGAVAALPIWMDFMKNANAGKPIRQFNKPKDAVYMSVRGMEEAFKPGTEPKYNAAPESDDGPKPYLDTWTDDGDNGGPVTVVPAEEPPPPPKKRQAEDATTLY is encoded by the coding sequence ATGGCAGGTGTCGCCGTGATGACGGCTGTGGCCATTGCGGGCTTCGCGGTCGCGGTCTATGCCGCCTGGCTGTTCCATGACATGCCCGATGGCAGCGAACTGGCCGACTTCCACCCGGTGACCTCGGCACGCGTTTTTGCCTGGGACGGCACCCTGATCGGTGAATACGGCCAGGAACGCCGCATCTATGTGCCCTACAGCCGGATGCCGACGCGCGTGACGCAGGCCTTCCTCGCCGCCGAAGACCGCAATTTCTTTACACACAATGGGGTCGATGTCAGCGGCGTGTCGCGCGCCATGGCCAAGAACGTCTTCAACCTGTTGCGTGGCAAACGCTTTGAAGGTGGCTCGACCATAACCCAGCAGGTCGCCAAGAACCTGCTGCTGAACAATGAGCGCACGGTCGGCCGCAAACTCAAGGAAGTCATTCTGGCGCGTCGGCTGGAAAACTCTCTGCCGAAAGAGCAAATTCTTGAGCTTTATCTCAATGACATCTACCTCGGTTATCGCTCCTATGGCGTCGGTGCCGCCGCGTTCAACTATTTCGGCAAGTCGCTGGATGAGTTGTCCTTAAGTGAACTGGCGTTTCTTGGCGCCTTGCCCAAGGGACCGGAAAACTATCGTCCCTCAACCCACAAGGCCGCAGCGATCGCGCGTCGTAACTGGGTGATCGGCGAAATGCTCAAGGCCGGTTGGGTCGGGCGGGCCGAGGCCGAGGCGGCGATGAAGGAAGATCTGGTCATTCAGGACAAGCCGCGTCGCGCCAAGTACCAGGACGCCGACTATTTCGTCAGCGAAGTCGAACTGCGCGCGAAGCGGCTTTTCAACGACGCCATCTATACAGACGGCTACTACGTCAAGACGACGCTTGATCCCAAGCTGCAGACCATGGCGCGCGAAGCTCTGATGACGGGGCTGGAAACCTATGATCGTCGCCATGGCTGGCGCGGCGCCTGGTCCAATATTCCGGTCACGGACACCTGGGAAGGCGAGGCCGAGGCGGCGGAAGACAAACTGCCGGAATCGCGTCGCGCCCCTTCGGAGCGTCCGAACTGGCAGATCGGCCTGATCGAGAAAAATTCCGGCGCCGTGCGCGCCATTGACGGTGGCCATGGCTCAATCCGTGGTGATGATCTGGCGTGGGCGCAGGCGACCCGCGGTCTGAAAGCCGGCGATCTGGTCTATGTCTCCGAAGACACCAAGGGTGTTTACCGCCTGCGTCAGGTGCCGAAGGTCAATGGTTCTCTGGTCGCGGTCGATCCCTATTCCGGCCGCATCATGGCTATGGTCGGCGGTTATTCCTATTCGCTGTCAAAGTTCAACCGCGCCACCATGGCGCAACGTCAGCCGGGCTCTTCGATCAAGCCGTTCGTCTATGCTGTGGCCCTCTCTAAGGATTTCACGCCTGCCTCTCTCGTCGATGACGGACCTATCAGCATGATGGGCGGGGATGGCAAGCAATGGTCGCCCGAGAACTATGAGCATGACTATCTTGGCATGCAGCCGATCCGTCGTGGACTTGAACTGTCGCGCAACCTGATGACCGTGCGCCTGGCGCAAAAGGTTGGCATCAAGCCGGTGACACAGGGCATCGTCAATTTCGGTGTGCTCGACAAGATGCCGAACGAAATGTCGATGGTTTTGGGCGCCGGCGAAGTCAATCCCTATCGCCTGACCAATGCCTACTCGATCTTCGTCAACGGTGGCCGTAAGGTGAAGCCGCACCTGATCGACGAGGTACAGGATCGTAACGGCAAGGTGGTCTATAAGGCCGATGAGCGCGTGTGTCCTTCGGCCTGTACAGCGGATTTCGACGGACTTGAGAGTCCGCGTCTCCAGCCGCAAGGCGATGTGGTGCTTGATCCGATCACCGCCTACGAAGTTAATTCGATGTTGCAGGGCGTGATCCAGCGTGGCACCGGCGCGGCGGCGCGTTCGCTCGGCATTCCCATGGGTGGCAAGACCGGCACGACCAACGACTATCGCAGCGCCTGGTTCGTTGGCTATACGGCTGAACTGGTGGTCGGCGTCTTTGTTGGCTTTGATGACAACAGTTCGCTCGGCAACCATGAGACAGGCGCGGTCGCAGCCTTGCCGATCTGGATGGACTTCATGAAGAACGCCAATGCGGGTAAACCGATCCGCCAGTTCAACAAGCCAAAAGACGCTGTCTATATGTCGGTGCGCGGTATGGAAGAGGCTTTCAAACCGGGTACGGAGCCCAAATATAATGCGGCGCCGGAAAGCGATGACGGTCCCAAGCCCTATCTCGACACCTGGACGGATGATGGCGATAACGGTGGGCCTGTAACGGTTGTGCCGGCCGAGGAACCGCCACCGCCGCCAAAGAAGCGTCAGGCCGAGGACGCCACGACCCTCTACTAG